One stretch of Thalassophryne amazonica chromosome 19, fThaAma1.1, whole genome shotgun sequence DNA includes these proteins:
- the fam241a gene encoding uncharacterized protein FAM241A isoform X2 — protein MSVGLSSVKEKCASVPLQERGRHRHQGDGSSTRGELSTKPVDTWSARTEPELDDCERLGTLFGMMNKCLRGLGFSQMYFGDKTVEPILIVFFWVLLWFLGIQALVLVGTLCIIIIYMQK, from the exons ATGTCCGTTGGCTTGTCGTCTGTGAAAGAGAAATGTGCTTCTGTGCCGTTACAGGAAAGAGGACGGCACCGGCACCAG GGTGATGGCAGCAGTACCCGAGGTGAACTTTCCACAAAGCCCGTGGACACCTGGAGCGCCCGCACGGAGCCTGAGCTGGATGACTGTGAGAGGCTGGGAACTCTGTTTGGAATGATGAACAAGTGCCTGCGTGGTTTGGGCTTCAGCCAAATGTACTTTGGGGACAAGACTGTGGAGCCGATACTGATTGTATTCTTCTGGGTGCTGCTGTGGTTCCTGGGGATCCAAGCCCTGGTATTGGTAGGAACTCTGTGTATCATCATTATTTATATGCAGAAGTAA
- the fam241a gene encoding uncharacterized protein FAM241A isoform X1 encodes MSVGLSSVKEKCASVPLQERGRHRHQILEGFLGPAVVKPQDSQGDGSSTRGELSTKPVDTWSARTEPELDDCERLGTLFGMMNKCLRGLGFSQMYFGDKTVEPILIVFFWVLLWFLGIQALVLVGTLCIIIIYMQK; translated from the exons ATGTCCGTTGGCTTGTCGTCTGTGAAAGAGAAATGTGCTTCTGTGCCGTTACAGGAAAGAGGACGGCACCGGCACCAG ATCCTTGAAGGATTTCTGGGTCCTGCTGTGGTCAAACCTCAGGACAGCCAG GGTGATGGCAGCAGTACCCGAGGTGAACTTTCCACAAAGCCCGTGGACACCTGGAGCGCCCGCACGGAGCCTGAGCTGGATGACTGTGAGAGGCTGGGAACTCTGTTTGGAATGATGAACAAGTGCCTGCGTGGTTTGGGCTTCAGCCAAATGTACTTTGGGGACAAGACTGTGGAGCCGATACTGATTGTATTCTTCTGGGTGCTGCTGTGGTTCCTGGGGATCCAAGCCCTGGTATTGGTAGGAACTCTGTGTATCATCATTATTTATATGCAGAAGTAA